A region from the Triticum aestivum cultivar Chinese Spring chromosome 3D, IWGSC CS RefSeq v2.1, whole genome shotgun sequence genome encodes:
- the LOC123078653 gene encoding auxin efflux carrier component 3a isoform X3, producing MISLHDLYTVLAAVVPLYVAMILAYGSVRWWGIFTPDQCSGINRFVAIFAVPLLSFHFISTNDPYEMNLRFLAADTLQKLLVLALLAACSRLIPSRLDWSITLFSLSTLPNTLVMGIPLLMAMYGPYAGSLMVQIVVLQCIIWYTLLLFLFEFRAARLLIADQFPDTAASIVSLHVDPDVVSLEGGRAETESEVAADGRLHVTVRRSSVSRRSTLLATPRPSNLTGAEIYSLSSSQNPTPRGSNFNQADFFAVVGGAPPARVGGSSFGASEHYSLQSSQGPTPRESNLDEHSAGPKHATTDAGAQHNHDAKELHMFVWSSSSSPVSEAVSGLPMFTGGAGAAHLDAAAKEIRMVVPADPPQNGSCKANCRERGLHRGSEGRRKGSGGRRRRCGAGRAGQAGGEAELQPRGRGRSGKRAGAAAPNAAGERDDTAHTDHGVAQARPQPQHVLQPNRPHLVPRRLPVARLHANDGREVHLHPLGRWAGDGHV from the exons ATGATATCGTTGCATGACCTGTACACGGTCCTGGCGGCGGTGGTTCCGCTCTACGTGGCGATGATCCTGGCGTACGGCTCGGTGAGGTGGTGGGGCATCTTCACGCCCGACCAGTGCTCCGGCATCAACCGCTTCGTCGCCATCTTCGCCGTGCCGCTGCTCTCCTTCCACTTCATCTCCACCAACGACCCCTACGAGATGAACCTCCGCTTCCTGGCCGCGGACACGCTGCAGAAGCTCCTCGTCCTGGCCCTGCTCGCCGCGTGCTCGCGTCTGATCCCCTCGCGGCTGGACTGGTCCATCACGCTCTTCTCGCTGTCGACGCTGCCCAACACGCTCGTCATGGGGATACCTCTGCTCATGGCCATGTACGGCCCCTACGCCGGCTCGCTCATGGTCCAGATTGTCGTGCTCCAGTGCATCATCTGGTACACGCTGCTGCTCTTCCTCTTCGAGTTCCGCGCCGCTCGCCTGCTAATCGCTGACCAGTTCCCCGACACCGCGGCGTCCATCGTGTCGCTGCATGTAGACCCCGACGTGGTGTCGCTGGAGGGCGGCCGCGCGGAGACGGAGTCCGAGGTGGCGGCCGACGGGCGGCTGCACGTCACCGTGCGCCGGTCCTCGGTGTCGAGGCGGTCGACGCTGCTGGCGACGCCGCGGCCGTCGAATCTGACGGGCGCGGAGATCTACTCCTTGAGCTCGTCGCAGAACCCCACCCCGCGGGGCTCCAACTTCAACCAGGCGGacttcttcgccgtcgtcggtgGTGCGCCGCCCGCCAGGGTGGGCGGCTCGAGCTTCGGCGCCTCCGAGCACTACTCGCTGCAGTCGTCGCAGGGGCCGACGCCGAGGGAGTCCAACTTGGACGAGCACTCGGCAGGGCCAAAGCATGCCACGACAGACGCCGGAGCGCAGCACAACCATGACGCCAAGGAGCTCCACATGTTCGTGTGGAGCTCCAGCTCCTCTCCCGTCTCAGAAGCAGTAAGCGGCTTGCCGATGTTCACCGGCGGTGCAGGCGCAGCGCATCTCGATGCCGCCGCCAAGGAAATCCGCATGGTTGTCCCCGCGGACCCGCCGCAGAATGGCTCATGCAAAG CAAATTGTAGAGAACGGGGGCTACACCGCGGCAGCGAGGGGAGGCGGAAAGGcagtggaggacgacggcgacgctgCGGTGCAGGCCGGGCCGGACAGGCTGGCGGCGAAGCTGAACTCCAGCCCCGGGGACGAGGACGGAGCGGAAAGCGGGCGGGCGCGGCAGCACCAAATGCCGCCGGCGAGCGTGATGACACGGCTCATACTGATCATGGTGTGGCGCAAGCTCGTCCGCAACCCCAACACGTACTCCAGCCTAATCGGCCTCACCTGGTCCCTCGTCGCCTTCCG GTGGCACGTCTCCATGCCAACGATGGTCGAGAAGTCCATCTCCATCCTCTCGGACGCTGGGCTGGGGATGGCCATGTTTAG
- the LOC123078653 gene encoding auxin efflux carrier component 3a isoform X1, translating to MISLHDLYTVLAAVVPLYVAMILAYGSVRWWGIFTPDQCSGINRFVAIFAVPLLSFHFISTNDPYEMNLRFLAADTLQKLLVLALLAACSRLIPSRLDWSITLFSLSTLPNTLVMGIPLLMAMYGPYAGSLMVQIVVLQCIIWYTLLLFLFEFRAARLLIADQFPDTAASIVSLHVDPDVVSLEGGRAETESEVAADGRLHVTVRRSSVSRRSTLLATPRPSNLTGAEIYSLSSSQNPTPRGSNFNQADFFAVVGGAPPARVGGSSFGASEHYSLQSSQGPTPRESNLDEHSAGPKHATTDAGAQHNHDAKELHMFVWSSSSSPVSEAVSGLPMFTGGAGAAHLDAAAKEIRMVVPADPPQNGSCKENGGYTAAARGGGKAVEDDGDAAVQAGPDRLAAKLNSSPGDEDGAESGRARQHQMPPASVMTRLILIMVWRKLVRNPNTYSSLIGLTWSLVAFRWHVSMPTMVEKSISILSDAGLGMAMFSLGLFMALQPSIIACGNSAAVASMAVRFLAGPAVTAAASAAVGLRGTLLKVAIVQAALPQGIVPFVFAKEYNVHPDILSTAVIFGMLIALPITLAYYALLGLVH from the exons ATGATATCGTTGCATGACCTGTACACGGTCCTGGCGGCGGTGGTTCCGCTCTACGTGGCGATGATCCTGGCGTACGGCTCGGTGAGGTGGTGGGGCATCTTCACGCCCGACCAGTGCTCCGGCATCAACCGCTTCGTCGCCATCTTCGCCGTGCCGCTGCTCTCCTTCCACTTCATCTCCACCAACGACCCCTACGAGATGAACCTCCGCTTCCTGGCCGCGGACACGCTGCAGAAGCTCCTCGTCCTGGCCCTGCTCGCCGCGTGCTCGCGTCTGATCCCCTCGCGGCTGGACTGGTCCATCACGCTCTTCTCGCTGTCGACGCTGCCCAACACGCTCGTCATGGGGATACCTCTGCTCATGGCCATGTACGGCCCCTACGCCGGCTCGCTCATGGTCCAGATTGTCGTGCTCCAGTGCATCATCTGGTACACGCTGCTGCTCTTCCTCTTCGAGTTCCGCGCCGCTCGCCTGCTAATCGCTGACCAGTTCCCCGACACCGCGGCGTCCATCGTGTCGCTGCATGTAGACCCCGACGTGGTGTCGCTGGAGGGCGGCCGCGCGGAGACGGAGTCCGAGGTGGCGGCCGACGGGCGGCTGCACGTCACCGTGCGCCGGTCCTCGGTGTCGAGGCGGTCGACGCTGCTGGCGACGCCGCGGCCGTCGAATCTGACGGGCGCGGAGATCTACTCCTTGAGCTCGTCGCAGAACCCCACCCCGCGGGGCTCCAACTTCAACCAGGCGGacttcttcgccgtcgtcggtgGTGCGCCGCCCGCCAGGGTGGGCGGCTCGAGCTTCGGCGCCTCCGAGCACTACTCGCTGCAGTCGTCGCAGGGGCCGACGCCGAGGGAGTCCAACTTGGACGAGCACTCGGCAGGGCCAAAGCATGCCACGACAGACGCCGGAGCGCAGCACAACCATGACGCCAAGGAGCTCCACATGTTCGTGTGGAGCTCCAGCTCCTCTCCCGTCTCAGAAGCAGTAAGCGGCTTGCCGATGTTCACCGGCGGTGCAGGCGCAGCGCATCTCGATGCCGCCGCCAAGGAAATCCGCATGGTTGTCCCCGCGGACCCGCCGCAGAATGGCTCATGCAAAG AGAACGGGGGCTACACCGCGGCAGCGAGGGGAGGCGGAAAGGcagtggaggacgacggcgacgctgCGGTGCAGGCCGGGCCGGACAGGCTGGCGGCGAAGCTGAACTCCAGCCCCGGGGACGAGGACGGAGCGGAAAGCGGGCGGGCGCGGCAGCACCAAATGCCGCCGGCGAGCGTGATGACACGGCTCATACTGATCATGGTGTGGCGCAAGCTCGTCCGCAACCCCAACACGTACTCCAGCCTAATCGGCCTCACCTGGTCCCTCGTCGCCTTCCG GTGGCACGTCTCCATGCCAACGATGGTCGAGAAGTCCATCTCCATCCTCTCGGACGCTGGGCTGGGGATGGCCATGTTTAGCCTGG GACTGTTCATGGCGCTGCAGCCGAGCATCATCGCCTGCGGCaactccgccgccgtcgcctccatgGCCGTCCGCTTCCTCGCGGGCCCTGCCGTCACTGCTGCCGCGTCAGCCGCCGTCGGTCTACGTGGGACGCTCCTTAAGGTCGCCATTGTTCAG GCGGCTCTACCACAAGGGATTGTACCTTTTGTTTTCGCCAAGGAATACAATGTCCATCCTGACATCCTGAGCACTGC CGTAATTTTTGGCATGCTAATAGCTCTTCCGATTACATTGGCCTACTACGCCCTTCTTGGACTGGTACACTGA
- the LOC123078653 gene encoding auxin efflux carrier component 3a isoform X2, whose product MISLHDLYTVLAAVVPLYVAMILAYGSVRWWGIFTPDQCSGINRFVAIFAVPLLSFHFISTNDPYEMNLRFLAADTLQKLLVLALLAACSRLIPSRLDWSITLFSLSTLPNTLVMGIPLLMAMYGPYAGSLMVQIVVLQCIIWYTLLLFLFEFRAARLLIADQFPDTAASIVSLHVDPDVVSLEGGRAETESEVAADGRLHVTVRRSSVSRRSTLLATPRPSNLTGAEIYSLSSSQNPTPRGSNFNQADFFAVVGGAPPARVGGSSFGASEHYSLQSSQGPTPRESNLDEHSAGPKHATTDAGAQHNHDAKELHMFVWSSSSSPVSEAVSGLPMFTGGAGAAHLDAAAKEIRMVVPADPPQNGSCKANCRERGLHRGSEGRRKGSGGRRRRCGAGRAGQAGGEAELQPRGRGRSGKRAGAAAPNAAGERDDTAHTDHGVAQARPQPQHVLQPNRPHLVPRRLPDCSWRCSRASSPAATPPPSPPWPSASSRALPSLLPRQPPSVYVGRSLRSPLFRRLYHKGLYLLFSPRNTMSILTS is encoded by the exons ATGATATCGTTGCATGACCTGTACACGGTCCTGGCGGCGGTGGTTCCGCTCTACGTGGCGATGATCCTGGCGTACGGCTCGGTGAGGTGGTGGGGCATCTTCACGCCCGACCAGTGCTCCGGCATCAACCGCTTCGTCGCCATCTTCGCCGTGCCGCTGCTCTCCTTCCACTTCATCTCCACCAACGACCCCTACGAGATGAACCTCCGCTTCCTGGCCGCGGACACGCTGCAGAAGCTCCTCGTCCTGGCCCTGCTCGCCGCGTGCTCGCGTCTGATCCCCTCGCGGCTGGACTGGTCCATCACGCTCTTCTCGCTGTCGACGCTGCCCAACACGCTCGTCATGGGGATACCTCTGCTCATGGCCATGTACGGCCCCTACGCCGGCTCGCTCATGGTCCAGATTGTCGTGCTCCAGTGCATCATCTGGTACACGCTGCTGCTCTTCCTCTTCGAGTTCCGCGCCGCTCGCCTGCTAATCGCTGACCAGTTCCCCGACACCGCGGCGTCCATCGTGTCGCTGCATGTAGACCCCGACGTGGTGTCGCTGGAGGGCGGCCGCGCGGAGACGGAGTCCGAGGTGGCGGCCGACGGGCGGCTGCACGTCACCGTGCGCCGGTCCTCGGTGTCGAGGCGGTCGACGCTGCTGGCGACGCCGCGGCCGTCGAATCTGACGGGCGCGGAGATCTACTCCTTGAGCTCGTCGCAGAACCCCACCCCGCGGGGCTCCAACTTCAACCAGGCGGacttcttcgccgtcgtcggtgGTGCGCCGCCCGCCAGGGTGGGCGGCTCGAGCTTCGGCGCCTCCGAGCACTACTCGCTGCAGTCGTCGCAGGGGCCGACGCCGAGGGAGTCCAACTTGGACGAGCACTCGGCAGGGCCAAAGCATGCCACGACAGACGCCGGAGCGCAGCACAACCATGACGCCAAGGAGCTCCACATGTTCGTGTGGAGCTCCAGCTCCTCTCCCGTCTCAGAAGCAGTAAGCGGCTTGCCGATGTTCACCGGCGGTGCAGGCGCAGCGCATCTCGATGCCGCCGCCAAGGAAATCCGCATGGTTGTCCCCGCGGACCCGCCGCAGAATGGCTCATGCAAAG CAAATTGTAGAGAACGGGGGCTACACCGCGGCAGCGAGGGGAGGCGGAAAGGcagtggaggacgacggcgacgctgCGGTGCAGGCCGGGCCGGACAGGCTGGCGGCGAAGCTGAACTCCAGCCCCGGGGACGAGGACGGAGCGGAAAGCGGGCGGGCGCGGCAGCACCAAATGCCGCCGGCGAGCGTGATGACACGGCTCATACTGATCATGGTGTGGCGCAAGCTCGTCCGCAACCCCAACACGTACTCCAGCCTAATCGGCCTCACCTGGTCCCTCGTCGCCTTCCG GACTGTTCATGGCGCTGCAGCCGAGCATCATCGCCTGCGGCaactccgccgccgtcgcctccatgGCCGTCCGCTTCCTCGCGGGCCCTGCCGTCACTGCTGCCGCGTCAGCCGCCGTCGGTCTACGTGGGACGCTCCTTAAGGTCGCCATTGTTCAG GCGGCTCTACCACAAGGGATTGTACCTTTTGTTTTCGCCAAGGAATACAATGTCCATCCTGACATCCTGA